The region AGCGAGAAAAGTGGCAGTTTGACACAATCCCTGCACGAAAGAGATTATCTTATTCTGGAATTTTTACGTGGTTACTGCATAGTTATATCACAGAGTTTGCTCTGGGATTAAATCGCATCAGTGATAAATGCAttatggagaagaaaaaaacccaacgCTGTGTATAGAGGTGGCTATTTTTCAACATCTATGTGGCAATAATTTTACAGGACCTCTGTGACCTCTTAAATGTTattagtcacctgaatgttgaTAGTCACTTAAATGCTGTACAGAagctgagatcaaccggagtcaaattccttgtttggcatgcacaaacttggccaataaagttGATTCTGATTGCACACAGACCTGTTTGAAAGAGGCTACAGATGCATGACTCCAACGGTTTCCAGGGCTGTATTACCTGAGGGTGTCCTGGTCGCAACGTGGTCGCCCTTCTTGTTGGGAGTCTTGGCTGAGGAGGACGAAGGTGCGGCGTGTGGCTTTTCGAACAATTTGCCCTCCATGTTGGCCCTCTTGACGTACACGCATGATTTGCCCAGCAGCACAATGCTGTTCAGAACTTTCAGTGTGACCAGTCTACGGAGAAAGAAAGGTCTATTTTATAGGAACTCTGTGTGGAAGatgcaaacattaaaaaaacaatcaactTGCAGGGTCCGGTGAATGAGGTCGATAGTTTTGCAAGGTATCTGTGTGAAAGTGGCTGTAATTCTACAGGGTCTATTGATATGTTAACATACCAGGCAGGTTCTCAGTTCGTTGTTTCTgtgtcatgtaacgttagcataccatacaattattcagcctgttgttgcctctattctatttttatcttaaattgcctttcaagatcaCATGTctattcttggtgttggattttgtcaaatagatttctcccaaaaatgcaatttatactccagtgcgatttATAAGTATAAAAGGAATACtcttttccttctttattatgtattttatggctggtgcgacttgtactccagagCGATTTATAATcaagaaaatacggtaatcaatttAATTATCCATCTAAAAAGGGGGACCATTTGACAGGATTTCTGTGTGAAAGAGGTAGTAATTCTGAAGGGTCTCTGCAATAGAGACAAATTTACAGAGTCTCTCTCTATGGAAAAGGCCACAGATGTGGCGCTTTGTGTAAAACACACTGTAGTTTTCATATCATttaaacaaatcaaatttgGGGAGTTTCCCTTAATTTCAAAGTGAATGAGTAACAAATAAATATTGGTGGTAATGACTCAAATTAGGATTATTTAGCCTTCAGTGAATCAAAGTTTTGTGCTATTTTCCCCTTGTGTAAAGTGTACTAAAATATGTAGTGCACCACTTGCTCACATTTCTAAATCCATCCGTTCGtcaattttctgaaccgcttgcTGGAGACTACACCAGCAGTCATCggtcagtaggcgggggacaccctgaactggttgccagtcaatcgcagggcacacagagacaatcaaccatctgcactcacaCCAACACCTAATTGGCAATGTTCAAATCGGCCTACCATACATGATTTTGGGATGTAGGACAAAGCCGGAGGAActggaaacccacgcaggcatggggGGAACATGCAAACACCCCACAGGAAGGATTGAACCGgcaacctctgcactgtgaggcggacgtgctaaccactgCCTCACCGTGCTGCCCCATTTCAAAATCAGGTAACCGAAATATATTGGTTCTTAGTATGAAGCTAAAAGCTATTTTGGAGCTCTTGAACATATGTTCAGTGGTGTGTATTACTCCTACTGGTTCCATTGTGATACATTTGTGGTCCAAGTGTGCCATCATCAGGGCTAAACGGAGCGATGCTGATGACGGGCAGACAAAATTAGGTCTgcggagctgctgctgctgctgcatgtgATGAGGTGTTAAATGCGAGCGCATGTCAGTATGGCTGAACTGTTGCCAGGGCACGGCAGTGTGTTCCAGCAAGGGCTATTTTTAAACCACCGAGATGCCAGCCGAGATGACAACATGGTACTGTTCACCCCGAAGGGGAAACTCTTCAATGGCGCCGGGCCGATGGGATACGGCGAATGAGCATAGGGAGAACGCGAGGACAAAATGTTGATGCTTGTTTAACTGTGTCGTCTTTGAGAATCTTTGAGTCAGTTTGATGACATACATAAGTGTGCTATGATTAAAAATAGATGCAGATACAAAATGTGTCAATGGGCATGCAAAAGCTTCTACTGcataacgggaaaaaaaaccagcTCTCTGAGAAAGAGGCGGTCACTGTGGAAAGAGGCGGTAATTTTTCGAGATCTCTGAGAGGGGGTAATTTTGCAGAGTCTGCATGAAAGGCGTagtaattttgtttttaatcttaaATGTGAGTAAACCAGGCGGCCCTTTTACAGGGTCTTTGTGTTAAAGTGACTAATTTTGCGGGATCTGTTTGACAGGCAGTGATTTCACAGGGTCTCGGTGTGAAGGAGGTGGTAATTTTGGGGGATTTCAGTGAAAGAGGTGTTTATTTCCCAGTCTCTGTATAAAAGAAGTTTTAAAGGCTCTCCAAGTACAAGAGGCGCTACTTGTGTGAGAGGAGTGTAAATTTTCAGGATAACAGCGTGAAAGAAGTGGAAATGTCGTTGGTTTTAAGAAAGACATGGTAATATTGACACTGTAAGAAAAGTGGAATTTTATAGGACTTCAGTGTGAAACAGGTGTTAATCTTAAATTGTCTCTGTTAATAAGGTGGTACTATGTGAAAGGGACAGTCATTTTGTAGCATGCCTGTGTGGAAGAGATGGTACTCATTGCTGTTCTCTGTGTGAAAGAGGTGCTTCCGCTTGAAGTGAGAGGTCCTTTTGCCGGATATCGATGTGACAGCGGTGGTCAATTTGCAGGTTCTTAGCGTGAAAGAGTTGATACTCTTGCATGGAAGCACAGTATTGAAAGAGGTGGTACCGTGTGAAACTGGCGATAATTTTGCAGGATCTTAGTGTAAAACATGTTGTTCTTTTATTCTATAGCTGTATAAAAGAGGTGGTAATTGTACAGAATGTCTGTGTGAATTTTTGTGTCAGTTAGCAGGACCTGTGTAAGATTTTATAATTTTACAGGGTTACTGTGTGAAAAAGatgtatttttatcttaaccaaaaacaaaaaaaactcattttagAATCGTTTTAAGCTTTCCAAGCATCTTATAGCTGTGCTAAATTGCACACTTGGAATAAGAGCAGGTTTAGTAATAGTGTGCTCCGAGAATACTAGGCGCTCAAAACAAGTGCATCAACGTCAGACCATTATTTATTGCTTCAGAGAGACAACACACATTAAAGATAATTGGATCTTACCCGAGATAAAAGAGGAGCACACACGTGTATGACAGGGCTCCTTGCACCTTTACTGAACTCATGACCACCCGGATAAGCTGTCCAAACACAGAAGACAAGGTGTTGACATAGAGTATTTGCAGGTCAACAGCATTTAGAAGGTGCGGCGTCTTACTAGCACGGCCAAAGGCAGCGGGATGAAGCCCATCCGGCGGGCCACCGAGTCACTGTAGTCCGTGTAAGCCTAACATAGAAAATACTTGATGTCAACAGATTGGGGGCGTGGTCGGAAGAAGTCGTTGCTTACGTTCTTCTGTCGACTGCTGACGAGATCAAAAGCTAAGCTGGCTCTGTATTCACTGTAAACCTGTCAGACAACAGAAGAAGATGTCAGAGGAGGGAGACTTcttaataaaaaattaaaaaatacagtCCTTACATCTGCCGTGATGTCATTGAACTTGGTGATGAAAGCGTGTTTGATGGCGTCAACCGCCACTTCGGAAGTGAGGACCATGAAGACGTCGGGGAACAACACCCACAGGTGCTCTGCAGCAAAAGAAACAAGCGCAATCACTTCATCGGATTGATTAGAAAGTGAATTGCTTGTAAATGTTTCTGTATTTTTCAAATTGCCTTTTTTGTCTGAGATGGTTTTCAATCACATTTTTGTTATTTACATTTTCATCCCAGTTTTCAGACATCCCATTGcttttttgtacaaaaaaacatgactaagCCATTCATGTCCCAGAATCGATGCACATTTATCTAATTCATCATCTTCCTTGCGCTATGACGACAACAACTCTCCCGGTCTGATCGGCAAATCCGGTCAAAAATCaaatcttcaaaataaaagtattcAGTATAACAACAGTTTCATCACACAAAGGCAGTCATTTTAAGAAATCTTAGCATGAAGGAGATTGCAAAATTAATTTTAGGGGCTCTTCATGTGATAAAAGTGGCAATTTTGCTTGATTTGTTTCAGTTTGATGTCCATCCACAATTTAAATATTAGAAACACCCCAGTGTGATGCAGTGCATCACAAAGTAGTTTTAGTATAAATGTATGTACATGCATGCATCCACTATAACACTTTAAACATTACTTCACAAGTGTAATGTCTCTACTAATGCCAAACCTTTCCTAGTAGGAGACATTCTTAATAAGTTTTCAAGGGATGTTCAAACCGCACTACAAAGAAAGTCCAGTCATGTTTAATAATAAGCTTCATGCCCATCTTCACAACGAAACATTTGACTAACAACACGAAATGTGCTTTGAGGCTCATTCTGAGAAAATCTCGTTACTAGCTTATCACAAGCAAGTATTCGGGAAAGCAACAGTGAGTGATGGAAAAGGGGCTGAAATGAGCGCGGCGGTGTCACAGTTTGGTTGACAGGCTGCGTCTGTCAGTCAGCGCCCACGCGTTTGCCTTCAGAGGCGCCTCGGGGAGATGACGCTTGTCATGGAGTTGTCAATCGGGCTGTCACGCTGTGCCCGCTCAAGAGGACTCCCCCTGGAGGGTAAAACTGCTCGCGGTGCAGCAGGATTGTGCCAACTGTCCAGCCATTCGCTGACTCCGTATGACTTCTCTGTAATATTTCATGCATGTGCGTGCTTGTGTCTAAGAGCGAGAATGAGgtcaaggttgaaaaaaaataaggtgCAAATTTGGAATGGATCTTGCGCAAAGATTCTTCAACATGGTTAGAAGGGCTGAAGGTCAAGCCCACAATATTCGGGTTGGGAGATGACCACGCCACCAAGTGAGCATCCACTTCCCCATTTAAAATTACAATGAGGTATACTTGGATAAGCCCCACCCTAACTACAGTTATCAAGATAATTACCCAGATTCCATGAGAACTGCTCCATATTCCTCAGACACACGATGAGCATGAGAACATAGCTGGTGAAGCGCTCTTTGATATCTGGCagagaaaacaaatgacatGTGTAAACACAACGACAAGTGCTGCTAAATTCTAACAACGTGCCATATCAAGATCATCAAACAAAATTTGGTTTGTTTACTTCTGCCTTTTTTGAGCACAAGCTAGTTTCACACAAGGATAAATAATATAACAAGAGGTTATTTTAGAACATATGTATATTAACTTTTATCTGTTCACTCTCGATAAGATGCTAAAGCACATCTTACCACTGTTGGACATTTGGAACAGGTTGTTCTTTTCAAATTTCTTGAAAACGCTGCCTTTGATCTCCACGAACTGTGAAATGAGAAGCAGTTTCATTCCTTTTGCTCTACTCAAGAGTCATCATACAAAATCTCTGTGTACTTTTGTCTTGCCCAATGacttgagtgtgtgagtgtgtgtgtgtgtgtgtgtttctgtgtacTAACGTTACTGGACATCATGATGGTGAGCAGAGACTTGTTATGCGAGTTGAAGGCGACATTTAGCGTGGAGGCTTGGACCATGATAAGGATGGCGTGGAGGACTTTGGTATGTGATGGTCAAGAAAACAAGTTCAGCAATGAAAGAGATAAAAAATGCAATAGTAAATGACTATGTAGTCCTTTAAAAGATATCTGTATCCACGTAAGGGAATCGAAATATCTCTCCCCTCCAAGTGGTCCCCTAGCCTACACCCAAAAAGTGAGAGAACGTGGAAGGATACAAACATAAAAAACAGCCATGAGGAAGTGAGGGATGACTCCGATGCTgtccctcttgcgctctttaGGCTCTGTGGCTGTCCAGTACAAAGCGTCCAGGATGTCTTGGCCGAAGGAGGAGAAGAGGCGATCTGCCACCTGTTGTCACGGGTGAGAAAACAACGGTCCAAGGTCAAATTGTCACCAAACTTATAACCAGGATAGAATTGTCAACTTgtcacaatacaaaaaaaagctgACCACTATAAAACGCAAAAACAATAAGTCTACCTGAATATAAATCAGTCTCGATGACTCATGGCCCATCATTTATCAAAACCACGTGGCGACGAATAGTATTGATTGGTGAATGAATATGAAATGAACCAACTTTGAGAGGTTTAGCCCTAATGCCAGCAATATgaaatactgatgattttctctCAATTGAATCACCAATGTACTTTACTCAAATCTGTGCCTGTTTAATTGAACTCAAATTGTGTGcatttcctgttttgtgaataaCACAGCTCATCATACCTCCAGCATGTTGTAGATGAGGTAGAGTTTGATGACGGACTGCCCTCTGATCAGGTGGTACATCATGGCGTAGTCCACGTAGTGCATCATGAAGAAGCACAGCACCAGGATGAGTCCTTTCAAAATGTCACACACCTGCGCCGGCTGCAGCAGCCTCGATCCACTGTAGAAGCACACAATCACTTCATTGACTTACACTAGATACTACACAATACATCCAGCATCTATTCCACTATTCCATGAAGTCCTGCATGCGAAACATCAAGATACAAACTACTAAACATGCATTATTGAATAAGACATTTTGCAAGCCCAGTGTAACGATGGCTGCTTACATTTCCAGTGCTTATGGATCAAAAATGCAACTTTGCAAACTAGCATTAAGGTGCTGTGACAAATATAGCTCAAGGATTTATGAGACATCACAGGTGAGTAGAATTCCAGCATATCAAAGGCCAAGGTGTTTGTTGGTGGCATGTGTGTGTAAAAGATGGAGTCTTTGAATGACGgattatgatttaaaaaaaaaataaaatcactgaCACGCTCATATTATATGTGATAATATTTGCAAAAGAGAGCCTTGGTATGTCACCCGTGGCAATTCATTAAGATTTACGTAAGTTTTGAGCATAGGCCCTCCCATCTCACATTATTAATACTGCCTGACTCAATCCTGTCCTGCTTGCTACTCATCACATCGCTTCCTCACAGGGTGTATGGAGCACATATAGAAAAAGGGACAAAGATTCGCTGATGCCGTGCTGCTCTTATTTCTAGGGCAAACAAGTTGTGACTAAAACAACAGCGCCTCTTCCTGGTTGTAGCCAAGTAGTGCATGCTATTGATcctccttgtttttctttcgtACATACAAGCAGCATGTTTGTTGTGTTTGAGCAAACACGGAGGATGAACATGCACACTCGGTAAATCTCCGCTGACCTGGTTGAAAGCCATACCCACGATGATAGAGGAACAAACCACTAAGGTGTTGCTAAGTGGAGCAAGATGATGAGCAGCTGAACATCTAAAGGACAAGTCTAAAGGACACGATGGAGATGAGGATGCAGGTAGAGATGATTGGTTGCCGCTGGCGAGTGAACATGAATAAAGCCGGAGGGAGCATACCTGCTTCTTCTGCAGTAGGGGCATGTGCGTGCCCTACAGTAAGAAAGGGGGGAGGACGGAAACAAACATGGAATACTTGCTATAAGATTTActgattaaattaaaaaaaaaaagttatataaTAACACATGTGTACCTATAGTTCAtgtaatatttttataataatgATAAGAAATCGGAGGTAttggttattgttttgttatttttactttaattaataatttacaactgttttaaatattttttgcaaagtgcacattttcaaactgtttagttttttattttaacattgcaataaaaatctaaatatatttaattatcttacatcccaaaaacattttcattcatttttacatACTTTTTATAAATGTTATTAATCtttcatgtttgttttattttatttccattaATGTTTTAGTGCAGTAATGCACCACCaataaacactttttaaaacaGTGATATATACAAATAGGCCTACTCTTGCTTTTAAGTCAATACAATACATATTGGTTTTATTTGTTcatgttattattttaaaattgcAATTTGATAATGATGTAAAATTtagctttttgttgtttttatttttgaataaatGTCTCAGtcagtgattatttttttagttctttGTAATTTATCGTGGGGTTCAAGGAAGTGCATTTGCATCAAGATAACACAATTACACGAAGAGGACCAACAAACGTTTCATTGCTGTTTTGGTTCTACCGTGAAGCCAACAGCAGTTTCAGCTCTGATTTGGTTCTACCTTGAAGGCACAGTCGACTTCATACAATATGAACCTgttagtgtgcgtgtgtgatgtTTCTGACCTGAAGCCAAAGCAGGGCAGAGTGAGGAGGCGGAGCACAGCGAGCAGCACCCTGAGGGGCAGCAGTGTGAACACGTACAGGAAGGCGTCCACGCACAGGAAGAAACCAAAGAGCATCAACTGCGGGGAAAAAAACCAACGATGACAACAATTGAGAATGAGTGACAACACAGATACAAGTAAAGCAACAATCTAAACTACGTACCTCTACATGTGCGCTTGctaaaaaagtcattttctccTCACTTTGGTGCTGTGCGTTAATGGCGtcttaaaagcaaaacaacattgCAATGTTCGAATTGAGTGAGCTGTGAGCCTAGTGGACCCTGGTGGGAGGGTTTCCCTCTTATTGGTGGAGCCCGTGTGAATTTTCATGGAGCAAATAGTAAATATTTTTATAGAAACACTCTaggaaaagaaataaatgaatgtgtGAGTCAAGCTGTTTGACACAGTGAATGTACAAGAGCTCTTCTATGTTTGCACAAATTCCTCTCCTGCCTTCCCGCAGTTGGAACTACACTCAAAACTGCCATCTGGTGGCTCAGGACAGAAACAGCAAAAAAGTTCAAACTACAGCTGGTCTCATTTTTCCACATAGATTTTCTACCCATAAACAATGACAATAATATATAAAGAGTTGCCCTGAAATGTCAAAGCCTTGACTTACAAGTTTTTAAAGATATGATCACAAATTGGAGCTACAAGTGTGCTTCGGACCTGCGCTGTCAGATGGTGGCACCAAAATTGGGAGTATCCATCCAATACCTTTTCCAACTCCTTGGGGATGCGCATGCACGTGTACACCCTCTCTCGACGTTCGGTGTACTTGGCTTCGTTGTGCTCCAGGAAGTAGCCTCGGGTCAGCTCCGTGCAGATAAAGCAGGTCAGCGACGAATCTGGAACAATGCAATGAACACAGCTGGCATTGTCATGTCTGCTGTCGTGACAATAGCTATTCACACACATAAGGCATGTCACAATGACAGCGTTAGAGGGCATTATGATTCTGTTACTGGTAACATGTGGAACTCTTCTACGATTGAGTGAATCCACTCAATAGGGCTCAtctgatgtttgtttgtttgttttttacggggggggggggggggggggggtttactgatgcctatcccagcagtctctgGGCAGTAACTGAACTGGTCGTCGGCCAATGgcggggcacacatagacaaccaTTCATGACCCACAatcttccctgtgtggagtttgcatgttctccccttgtCTGTGTGGGTTTTCCCCAGGAACTCATGTCACCTGCTAAAGTTTTCACAAAGCAGAGATCCTTGATGAATGAAAACAGACCATTATTTGGCGTTTAATCTTGAACCCCTTGGGAGTAAATGCAATAGAGCACTtgactgagactctaagaggCACCAATCGTCTTCGACTTAACCTGTTTCTATGCAAATAATGGCCACCTTTGGGATCCTATCGAAGCAATGTACTTAATAAAACACGTTTTTGAGTGACACTTCACGTGTTTACACTAAGGCGATCGGAGAAGCAGAATAAAATCATACATATATGCCATCCATGCTATTTTCTCAATTGCTCTGCATTGGTCAACTGACGTAAGGCTTGCTTGTGTCACCCAGGAGTAAAGGCAACGAAATTAAAATCGGTTTCACGGTGCGTTACTATTTATCAATCAATTCGGTTGATCAAATTTGATAGACTTTGAAAATTTTGCTCATTTATCTTACTAAACGTTTAAGGAGTATGCTCATATGTGAAATGTTAACGTTTTAGTGTCAcagttgaaaacaaaataatagtGTGTGTTGTTTACCTGCCGAGTGGTCCCTTCGCTCGCGCCTGATGTCAGCGCTAATGTCGTAAAAGCCCAGCGTCTCGGGCAGGGGTGAAGAAATAATGCCTTTTCCCGACTTGTTTGCATCCTGCCACACATGCGTCTGTTGCTTGTTTTTGCGATCAGAGTCcgattctttttctttctcgtcTGACAACTCTGTCCCCGACGTGTCGGCCATTTTTCCCCGTCGGTCAGACTTTTCTATGTCGCATAGTTTTGACGTCACAACACCAGCGTCGACCAAGGTAAATACGTGAGAGGTAATACAAAAAGCTTGATGACATGACGTATTTATTTAAGCgagttgtttttactttttatgaTTTTATCATAAGGCAAATATGTGTTTTACTGTAGTTTTTTACCCTTTGATGTTAGAGAATTAATCACAGCGCTTGTGCTAAACGTTTTTGACACATGCAAAATTATTTCTTTAAATAAAGTTTATCAATTAATTTTTATGGATTTTTGTTAAATGTTTactttaaatataaaaatgtaacGTGTCGTTTGTTACAACGCTCATGTcatgtaatttattattatttcttttaccAATGAAGTTCAACAAGAGAgaatgaaagagagagagagacagagagacagagagagacagagagagagcgagagagagagagagagcgagagagagagagagagagagagagagagagagagagagagagagagagagagagagagagagagagagagacagagaatgTCCGTTCTGGTTCTGTTCACAAATTATAAACAGTATTATAATGTTGAAAACtagaaaaatatattaattccAATTTTCATAACAGTGACAGTAgagtaaaaagtaaaaattgTGCATGCAATGACAATGTTTTGCAGCAATACTCAACATAAGCCACTTGGTGTGGCTAAAGATCCACCGACTGTTCTTCCAAGTCAATTCTACCCGACGTGTTGTAGGGTAGAAAGTGCAGGTTATttcaatttaaatgtgaaaatactCGCACTTATTTTTTCGTTTACTAATCCAATGATTGGAATTTTAAATTTACTTCCATATCGGTTCCTCATTCTGGCATTTACCCGAATTACCAGTTTTAAAAGCTACAAAATAGCTACATTACATTGTTAAAAGCCATAACCCTATCTTCAAAATGTTGCTAATCAACATAATCTGCAGGAGAATCGTTTCCAATTTAGTTGCAAGTTGATTTTCCACCTTATTAAACACCTTATCTGCTTAGAAGGAGTCGTCCTCCGTGTTATTTGTAAGCACGGTTTTATTGGCACAAGTTAATGGTAAAGCATACATACCAGACATCAGATATGACACAGAACACCTCTGCTATATAATGTACAAACGGTGTCTAATAATACTAGCCTCAAACATATTCAGAAATGTATGTTTCGCTTcctcacaaaaaagaaaatgcacaagTAAATAAGCAGTCATGTGAAGACATGCACCTTTTGTCTTCTTGAGAAAAGTTCAACCGAGAAGCCTCCTTTCATATGGAGCGCCTGCAAAATGGCCAAATTGGAGCCTTAGCAGCGAGATATTATTGCTGCGGTTGTCTGCGCTATCCTGCGATCTGTCGGGTTTCTACCCTCATTTGAtgttggggagaaaaaaaagccagtttTTTCTATTCAGTCTACAAGTGGGCTACTGGTTCACAAAGTTAGCAAAGATGTAGCCCGTTTCAACACAAAGATACTGCAATATTTCAACATCAGAGCTACAACAGATAAACTGACAATTATCCGCTTTTGGTGTGTAGAAGAACCACGCAAAGGTGGGATATTGCCACGAGCTTCCGCTCCTGGACCACAGAGATGTCGTAACAGAGCTGCCTTTCCCTTTTACACATAACCCGGCAATGATGGCACATGTTCATGTGTGTAGTGGATTTCTTAACATGCTGTTATGGACCCGATTTTACCTGCAATAATGTAAACTTGCCATTTCATTATGTCATTCTTCCGCTTCTACAGAATAGAGAAGAGTCCTAATTTTTGCAGGTAGAGTAAATCGCACCGAGACCAAATTGAAGAAGTCTTGTGAACACAATGAAAGGGACAGCGTGGCATTTCTGCAGCATGCCTTTGCTTTGATATGCACCTGCGGCCGTCTTGtatttttgctttggttgtGCACTAGCTAAAACAGGTTGGCGGAGGGTAGGATTGGGGGCATTTCGACCCATCCTGGAATAGTTTGGAACTTTCCatagaaaacaaaacagctgCTGTTTCCCAACTGCTTTCAAAATAGACTTCTATTTACACTTACAAACCTTGCCAAACTGATAGAGGACAATAagattgttgcattttttttttttaatataaagcaCGTATATGAAATtaacaaaaataatcaaatcaaataaaccCTATAAAATCATGCAGTTTGGAAGTATTAAAGGGAGAAAAGCCCATTTTTTAAAGACAAA is a window of Syngnathus typhle isolate RoL2023-S1 ecotype Sweden linkage group LG1, RoL_Styp_1.0, whole genome shotgun sequence DNA encoding:
- the LOC133160461 gene encoding transmembrane anterior posterior transformation protein 1 homolog isoform X1; amino-acid sequence: MADTSGTELSDEKEKESDSDRKNKQQTHVWQDANKSGKGIISSPLPETLGFYDISADIRRERRDHSADSSLTCFICTELTRGYFLEHNEAKYTERRERVYTCMRIPKELEKLMLFGFFLCVDAFLYVFTLLPLRVLLAVLRLLTLPCFGFSGSRLLQPAQVCDILKGLILVLCFFMMHYVDYAMMYHLIRGQSVIKLYLIYNMLEVADRLFSSFGQDILDALYWTATEPKERKRDSIGVIPHFLMAVFYVFLHAILIMVQASTLNVAFNSHNKSLLTIMMSSNFVEIKGSVFKKFEKNNLFQMSNSDIKERFTSYVLMLIVCLRNMEQFSWNLEHLWVLFPDVFMVLTSEVAVDAIKHAFITKFNDITADVYSEYRASLAFDLVSSRQKNAYTDYSDSVARRMGFIPLPLAVLLIRVVMSSVKVQGALSYTCVLLFYLGLVTLKVLNSIVLLGKSCVYVKRANMEGKLFEKPHAAPSSSSAKTPNKKGDHVATRTPSDDTKSNSKLPSVRLSSSPSSSSVTTQPAPRWDFPPPSGDFSASAPASPPPPLDQPPPVLEPLQPAPLPPKVEQEHEPEVRPKAPKKDLLEIDRFTICGNRID
- the LOC133160461 gene encoding transmembrane anterior posterior transformation protein 1 homolog isoform X2 → MADTSGTELSDEKEKESDSDRKNKQQTHVWQDANKSGKGIISSPLPETLGFYDISADIRRERRDHSADSSLTCFICTELTRGYFLEHNEAKYTERRERVYTCMRIPKELEKLMLFGFFLCVDAFLYVFTLLPLRVLLAVLRLLTLPCFGFRARTCPYCRRSSGSRLLQPAQVCDILKGLILVLCFFMMHYVDYAMMYHLIRGQSVIKLYLIYNMLEVADRLFSSFGQDILDALYWTATEPKERKRDSIGVIPHFLMAVFYVFLHAILIMVQASTLNVAFNSHNKSLLTIMMSSNFVEIKGSVFKKFEKNNLFQMSNSDIKERFTSYVLMLIVCLRNMEQFSWNLEHLWVLFPDVFMVLTSEVAVDAIKHAFITKFNDITADVYSEYRASLAFDLVSSRQKNAYTDYSDSVARRMGFIPLPLAVLLIRVVMSSVKVQGALSYTCVLLFYLGLVTLKVLNSIVLLGKSCVYVKRANMEGKLFEKPHAAPSSSSAKTPNKKGDHVATRTPSDDTKSNSKLPSVRLSSSPSSSSVTTQPAPRWDFPPPSGDFSASAPASPPPPLDQPPPVLEPLQPAPLPPKVEQEHEPEVRPKAPKKDLLEIDRFTICGNRID